The genome window CTCCTGAAGGAACGGACGGACCCGGCGTCGCAAGCCATGACAATCGCGAGTTTGCTGAGCTCGATACCCTCGGGCCGTTGTGTGAAGGACCAGTGTTGTCCTGCTCGCAGCAAGGTCTTGAAGGGCAGCCGTCGTCCAGAGGTGTTGCTTGATAGAGCTTCATCCGCGGCCTTGAAGATCAGTACGTGGTGGTCAGCAGACAGCCACTTCAGATCGCGCAGACAGTCGGAGAGCGCATCCCAGTTCCACCCGAAGTAATCAGGCAGCCTGAGCCCGTCATAGAACTGCTGGAAGACAGCATCCGTGTCGCGCATCTCCCGCCCGTCGAGACGCGCTACCTACGTCTTGCCCGTCACGGGAAGCAGGCGATCAACAGACAGAGCACCTTGCTCCGGAATTACGTGCAGCCACGGCACGCTGTGCAACTCCACCCTCCCTCCCGTAAACCAGGTCGCCGGCCACCGTCAACGCCGCTAGCGACGGCTGCAAAGCCTAGATCCAAACGAATCCCCCTAAGCCCGGACGGCCCGCATCGCCCCGGCGATGGACCAAGCGGCCGTGGCCCACAGGGTCAGCGCACAGCCGACTCCCACGAGGGTGAAGACAGCGCCCGGTGAGGCATCCGCGGCCCACGCCACGAGACCGGCGATGCCGAGGACCGTCACAGCCGCGCCAAGAACGACAAGCCGGCGGTCGGCGAAGACACGTGCCAGCGGGAGGAAGTGAAGCCCGACCACGACCGCGACGAGCGGCATGATCAGCTCGGGGACCCCGCCCGCGCCGCACCCCGTGGCGGTCGCGGCGATGAGGAGCCACTGCACGGCATTGACCTGCCCAAACCGGCGTCGCTGCAGGAGCGGCAACGGCCGG of Streptomyces cynarae contains these proteins:
- a CDS encoding barstar family protein; this encodes MRDTDAVFQQFYDGLRLPDYFGWNWDALSDCLRDLKWLSADHHVLIFKAADEALSSNTSGRRLPFKTLLRAGQHWSFTQRPEGIELSKLAIVMACDAGSVRSFRSSCDHAWMRWPRRSVDLMSRTRGRCLRCEVRPGRRLPSSRSGCRCRATASSG